One Actinospica robiniae DSM 44927 genomic region harbors:
- a CDS encoding sugar kinase, with protein sequence MSAQVVCVGESMITLLPEQPGPLEDAELFRRGFGGAESNAACALVALGVPAAWVSRVGADGFGRLLLDGIASHGVDVSGVDIDPHRPTGLYVKEIGAATGSPHDLGPGRSKLHYYRSTSAGSVLEPATLDQPRVAALLDSARLIHLTGITAALGQASGRDGGRQLVQAVLDQRRPGQLVSFDVNWRPAMWQRPEGSGGVDPADVLATLADQADVVFVGGDEAQALFGTDDPERLRALLPGPRLLVVKDAENGVSAFEGDTVVVEPALRVEVVEPIGAGDSFAAGYLAGLLRGYEQRRRLRLGHICAACALMVSGDHGTPPAADELTRLLECTAQEWSKLRAAAEVIA encoded by the coding sequence GTGAGTGCGCAAGTCGTCTGCGTCGGCGAGTCGATGATCACGCTGCTGCCCGAGCAGCCGGGACCGCTCGAGGACGCGGAGCTGTTCCGCCGCGGCTTCGGCGGTGCGGAGTCCAACGCGGCCTGCGCGCTCGTGGCCCTCGGTGTGCCGGCGGCGTGGGTCAGCCGCGTCGGCGCTGACGGATTCGGGCGGCTGCTGCTCGACGGGATCGCCAGCCACGGCGTCGACGTCTCCGGAGTCGACATCGACCCGCACCGGCCGACCGGCTTGTACGTCAAGGAGATCGGCGCCGCCACCGGCTCGCCGCACGACCTCGGCCCGGGTCGCAGCAAGCTGCATTACTACCGCAGCACCTCGGCTGGATCAGTGCTCGAACCCGCCACGCTCGACCAGCCGCGCGTCGCCGCGCTGCTCGACTCCGCGCGGCTGATACACCTGACCGGCATCACCGCGGCTCTGGGCCAGGCTTCCGGCCGGGACGGAGGCCGGCAGCTCGTCCAAGCGGTGCTCGATCAGCGCCGGCCCGGACAGCTCGTCAGCTTCGACGTGAACTGGCGCCCGGCGATGTGGCAGCGGCCGGAAGGCTCCGGCGGCGTCGACCCCGCAGACGTCCTCGCCACCCTCGCCGACCAGGCCGACGTCGTGTTCGTCGGAGGCGACGAGGCGCAAGCGCTCTTCGGCACCGACGACCCGGAGCGTCTACGGGCTCTGTTGCCCGGGCCGCGCCTGCTCGTGGTCAAGGACGCCGAGAACGGAGTATCGGCGTTCGAAGGTGACACGGTGGTCGTCGAGCCCGCGCTTCGGGTCGAGGTGGTCGAGCCGATCGGCGCCGGAGACTCGTTCGCCGCCGGGTACCTGGCCGGCCTGTTGCGCGGCTACGAGCAGCGGCGCCGGCTGAGGCTCGGTCATATCTGCGCCGCGTGCGCGCTCATGGTCTCGGGCGACCACGGCACTCCCCCGGCCGCGGACGAGCTGACCCGGCTGCTGGAATGCACGGCGCAGGAATGGTCCAAGCTGCGCGCGGCCGCCGAGGTCATCGCATGA
- a CDS encoding bifunctional 4-hydroxy-2-oxoglutarate aldolase/2-dehydro-3-deoxy-phosphogluconate aldolase, with product MNQQLSGALNVIATDRVLAVVRAPSVPDPAGLCDALAEGGIRAVEFTFTTPGVADILARAAAARRPGTHLGAGTVLTAGQAEAAIDAGAEFLVTPALRPEVARVAARADIPVLMGALTPTEVLGAMDLGAAAVKIFPASSHSPKYIKDLRGPFPDVRLVPSGGVNLGNARAFLDHGAFAVCCGTDVVPPDLVAAGGNELEIRGRAAAFVAAIR from the coding sequence ATGAACCAGCAGCTCTCCGGCGCCCTGAACGTGATCGCGACCGACCGGGTCCTCGCCGTGGTGCGCGCCCCGAGCGTGCCGGACCCCGCAGGACTCTGCGACGCCCTCGCCGAGGGCGGCATCCGCGCGGTCGAGTTCACCTTCACCACCCCGGGCGTCGCCGACATCCTCGCCCGCGCCGCCGCCGCCCGCCGCCCCGGCACCCACCTCGGCGCCGGAACCGTGCTCACCGCCGGACAGGCCGAGGCGGCGATCGACGCCGGAGCCGAGTTCCTGGTGACCCCGGCGCTGCGGCCCGAGGTCGCCCGGGTGGCCGCCCGTGCGGACATTCCGGTGCTGATGGGTGCGCTCACCCCGACCGAGGTGCTGGGCGCCATGGATCTGGGCGCGGCCGCGGTGAAGATCTTTCCGGCCTCCTCGCACAGCCCGAAGTACATCAAGGATCTGCGAGGCCCGTTCCCGGACGTCCGGCTCGTGCCCTCCGGCGGCGTCAACCTCGGCAACGCCCGCGCGTTCCTCGACCACGGCGCCTTCGCCGTCTGCTGTGGCACCGATGTCGTCCCGCCCGACCTCGTCGCCGCGGGCGGCAACGAACTCGAGATCCGCGGCCGCGCCGCCGCCTTCGTGGCCGCGATCCGGTAA
- a CDS encoding amino acid deaminase has translation MTATATVAGLADEVLDWRFKAIPASAWGVSVRELLASRPRLSDFGTPLLTLDAGALAANLETMAGYCASAGVGLAPHGKTTMAPALWERQIAAGAWGITLANVPQLRVGRAFGQRRLQLANALVDPIGLRWIADELDADPDFSFVSWVDSVRTVELMSGLLHAHGARRPVDVLVEIGQPGARTGARDIEEAVGIARAVAESPRLRLAGIAGYEGVVAHAASPRDLEAVSAYLRKLVALHERLTEAGLYDPSAEIVVTAGGSAFFDQVVEVLGPLASSNVNVLLRSGAYLVHDDGFYRGISPFGRSVGDSPLISAMHGWARVLSRPEPDLALLDGGKRDFPFDEGLPTPQYANGDPGPVAGASVTAVADQHTFLRLDPGSTVKVGEVVRLGLSHPCTAMDKWSLIPVFDDSSSTDPIVVDLIRTFF, from the coding sequence ATGACAGCCACCGCGACCGTGGCCGGCCTGGCCGACGAGGTGCTCGACTGGCGGTTCAAGGCGATCCCGGCGAGCGCCTGGGGCGTTTCGGTGCGGGAGCTGCTCGCCTCACGCCCGCGCCTGTCGGACTTCGGCACCCCCTTGCTCACGCTCGATGCGGGCGCACTCGCGGCGAACCTCGAGACGATGGCCGGATACTGCGCCTCCGCCGGCGTCGGACTCGCGCCCCACGGCAAGACGACCATGGCGCCCGCGTTGTGGGAACGCCAGATCGCCGCCGGAGCCTGGGGCATCACGCTCGCGAACGTGCCGCAGCTGCGGGTCGGACGCGCGTTCGGGCAGCGCCGGCTGCAACTGGCGAACGCGCTGGTGGACCCGATCGGGCTGCGCTGGATCGCGGACGAGCTCGACGCGGATCCCGACTTCTCGTTCGTCTCCTGGGTCGACTCGGTGCGTACGGTCGAGCTGATGAGCGGCCTGCTGCACGCCCACGGCGCGCGCCGCCCGGTCGACGTGCTCGTGGAGATCGGCCAGCCCGGCGCCCGCACCGGCGCGCGCGACATCGAGGAGGCCGTGGGGATCGCGCGCGCGGTGGCCGAAAGCCCGCGGCTGCGACTGGCGGGCATCGCAGGGTACGAAGGCGTCGTCGCACACGCGGCGTCGCCCCGGGATCTCGAGGCCGTGAGCGCCTACCTGCGCAAGCTCGTCGCGCTGCACGAGCGATTGACCGAAGCAGGGCTCTACGACCCCTCCGCCGAGATCGTCGTCACCGCCGGGGGGAGCGCGTTCTTCGACCAGGTCGTCGAGGTTCTCGGCCCGCTCGCGTCCTCCAATGTCAATGTACTGCTGCGCTCTGGCGCCTATCTCGTTCACGACGACGGCTTCTACCGCGGCATCTCCCCGTTCGGCCGAAGCGTCGGCGACAGCCCTCTGATCTCGGCCATGCATGGCTGGGCACGCGTGCTGTCCCGCCCCGAGCCCGATCTGGCACTCCTCGACGGCGGCAAGCGCGACTTCCCGTTCGACGAAGGCCTGCCCACGCCCCAATACGCGAACGGCGATCCGGGCCCGGTAGCCGGCGCGTCCGTGACCGCGGTCGCAGACCAACACACGTTCCTGCGCCTCGATCCCGGCAGTACGGTCAAGGTCGGCGAAGTCGTCCGGCTCGGGCTTTCGCATCCGTGTACTGCCATGGACAAGTGGTCATTGATTCCTGTGTTTGACGACTCTTCGAGCACTGACCCGATCGTCGTCGACCTGATCCGGACGTTCTTCTGA
- a CDS encoding IclR family transcriptional regulator: MSQSLGRALQLLQELAEGPRSLDELAASVEVHKTTVLRLLRTLEEDRFVYRDATYRYHLGAGLFALSSRALEQRPVLAAAAPHLAALNRNSGHTVHLAAYEGGEVVYIDKYDSRHPVRMYSRIGLSARLHCTAVAKVLLADLPARERRAVAEGIAYESLTPNTLTDPEAFLAELTRVAEQGYAVDRGEHETFLNCVGAPVRDATGRVVAAVSLSVPDVVLDFGQVLKLLPELLATAAAVSADCGWLLP; this comes from the coding sequence ATGAGCCAGAGCCTCGGCCGGGCACTGCAGCTGCTCCAAGAGCTTGCCGAAGGTCCGCGTTCGCTCGACGAGCTCGCCGCGAGCGTCGAAGTGCACAAGACGACCGTGCTGCGCCTGCTGCGCACTCTCGAAGAGGACCGATTCGTCTACCGCGACGCCACCTACCGCTACCACCTCGGCGCCGGCCTGTTCGCGCTCTCCAGCCGCGCGCTCGAACAGCGTCCGGTGCTCGCCGCCGCCGCGCCGCACCTGGCCGCGCTCAACCGGAACAGCGGCCACACCGTCCACCTCGCGGCCTACGAGGGCGGCGAGGTCGTCTACATCGACAAGTACGACTCCCGGCATCCGGTGCGGATGTACTCGCGGATCGGACTGAGCGCGCGGCTGCACTGCACCGCCGTCGCGAAAGTCCTGCTCGCCGACCTGCCGGCGCGCGAGCGCCGCGCCGTCGCGGAGGGCATCGCGTACGAGTCGCTGACCCCGAACACGCTCACCGACCCGGAGGCGTTCCTCGCCGAGCTCACCCGGGTCGCCGAACAGGGGTACGCGGTGGATCGTGGTGAGCATGAGACGTTCCTCAACTGCGTCGGCGCTCCGGTCCGGGACGCGACCGGCCGCGTGGTCGCCGCCGTCTCGCTGTCCGTGCCGGACGTCGTGCTCGACTTCGGGCAGGTGCTGAAGCTGCTGCCCGAGCTGCTCGCCACCGCGGCGGCGGTCTCCGCCGACTGCGGCTGGCTTCTTCCGTGA
- a CDS encoding cytochrome P450 — translation MSQLSQTVRFATGLYRQRLDIAYAAHVHHAPLAQLDTRAGHSDPYAVYRRMRADGPLAPTRKGNWVTVSHRICSAVLRDRRFGVVRDPYLDMSFLGMNPPDHTRLRRLAQPAFSPKTLPAYQTRIERTVEGLLDRAASAPGTFDLVSGFAAPLPITVITDLLGIPDADSGQFAAYGAAVGSALDGIRSLRQARRVQAAAEKLGVVFDRLIDLRRREPGDDLTSRLVAAEGGQVHADELRPLINLLLIAGFETTVNLIGSCVLNLLRHPDQWQALCAEPERLAPQAVEETLRYDPPVQATSRIALEDLELEGTPVHLGQSVVTMIGAAGRDPEVYERPEVFDIERVPEVDHLAFSGGIHYCVGQPLARMEAVIALRLLATRMPSLRVAGRPRLRPATAIRGPLYLPVRVAPAQATLTA, via the coding sequence ATGAGTCAGCTTTCGCAGACGGTCCGGTTCGCCACCGGCCTGTACCGGCAGCGGCTGGACATCGCCTACGCGGCGCACGTCCACCACGCGCCGCTCGCGCAGCTCGACACCCGCGCAGGGCACTCCGACCCGTACGCCGTGTACCGCCGCATGCGCGCGGACGGCCCGCTCGCCCCGACCCGCAAGGGCAACTGGGTGACGGTCAGCCACCGCATTTGCAGCGCGGTGCTGCGCGACCGGCGCTTCGGCGTGGTCCGCGATCCGTATCTGGACATGTCGTTCCTGGGCATGAACCCGCCGGACCACACCCGGCTGCGCCGGCTCGCCCAGCCCGCTTTCAGCCCGAAGACCCTCCCGGCCTACCAGACCCGGATCGAGCGGACCGTCGAGGGTCTGCTGGACCGCGCCGCGAGCGCGCCGGGCACCTTCGACCTCGTCTCCGGCTTCGCCGCGCCGCTGCCGATCACCGTCATCACCGACCTGCTCGGCATCCCCGACGCCGACAGCGGGCAGTTCGCCGCGTACGGCGCCGCCGTCGGCAGCGCGCTCGACGGCATCCGCTCCCTGCGACAGGCCCGGCGGGTGCAGGCCGCGGCGGAGAAGCTCGGCGTCGTCTTCGACCGGCTGATCGACCTGCGCCGCCGCGAACCCGGCGACGACCTGACCAGCCGCCTGGTCGCGGCCGAGGGCGGCCAGGTGCACGCCGACGAACTCAGGCCGCTGATCAACCTGCTGCTGATCGCCGGCTTCGAGACCACCGTCAACCTCATCGGCAGCTGCGTGCTGAACCTGCTGCGCCACCCGGACCAGTGGCAGGCGTTGTGCGCCGAGCCCGAACGCCTCGCACCCCAGGCCGTGGAAGAGACGCTGCGCTACGACCCGCCGGTCCAGGCCACCAGCCGGATCGCGCTCGAAGACCTCGAGCTCGAGGGCACGCCGGTGCATCTCGGCCAATCCGTCGTCACCATGATCGGCGCCGCGGGCCGCGACCCCGAGGTCTACGAGCGCCCTGAGGTGTTCGACATCGAACGCGTCCCCGAGGTCGACCACCTAGCCTTCTCCGGCGGCATCCACTATTGCGTGGGCCAGCCGCTCGCCCGGATGGAGGCCGTCATCGCGCTGCGCCTGCTCGCGACGCGCATGCCAAGCCTCCGCGTGGCCGGCCGGCCTCGGCTGCGCCCGGCCACGGCGATCCGGGGACCGCTCTACCTGCCGGTGCGGGTCGCGCCGGCCCAAGCGACGCTCACGGCGTGA
- a CDS encoding N-acyl-D-amino-acid deacylase family protein, translating to MTTLLRGATVVDGTGAPGYRADVVLADGRIAEIAPESAGRHAAADGAAHSIDAAGLVLAPGFIDMHAHSDLALLTDPEHLAKVGQGVTLEVLGQDGLSYAPVDDETLSRIRRQITGWNGDPAGFDWNWRSVGEYLDRLDTTGIAANACYLVPHGSVRMLVLGYEDRAPSEHELESMRTLIRTGMAEGAVGMSCGLGYTPGMYAATEELTDLSRVVADLGGFLAPHHRSYGAGALEAYAEMIEVCETAGCSLHLSHATMNFGVNKGRAGELLALLDDAAARGCDITLDTYPYLPGSTTLAALLPGWTSAGGPDGVLRLLQDEEACRKIRREMEIDGSDGCHGVPVDWDTIRISGVGDLALADRVGRTIAQLAADQSRDAFDVYRDLLRADRLATTILQLVGHEENVQAIMRHPAHTGGSDGLLVGARPHPRAWGTFPRFLGHYGRELGVLGLEECVAHLTGNAARRLRLRDRGLIRAGYAADVVLFDPETVRDTATFDQPRQTPTGIEHVFVNGVSVIEDGRRTSAVPGRALRRTNRSETI from the coding sequence ATGACGACACTTCTACGCGGCGCCACCGTCGTCGACGGCACCGGCGCGCCCGGGTATCGCGCCGACGTCGTGCTCGCCGACGGCCGCATCGCCGAGATCGCACCGGAGAGCGCGGGCCGGCACGCCGCCGCGGACGGCGCGGCGCACTCAATCGACGCGGCAGGGCTCGTGCTCGCGCCGGGCTTCATCGACATGCACGCTCACTCCGATCTCGCGCTGCTCACCGACCCCGAGCACCTCGCCAAGGTCGGCCAGGGCGTGACGCTCGAAGTCCTCGGCCAGGACGGGCTGTCCTACGCGCCCGTCGACGACGAAACCCTCAGCCGGATCCGCCGCCAGATCACCGGCTGGAACGGAGATCCGGCCGGGTTCGACTGGAACTGGCGCAGCGTCGGCGAATACCTCGACCGACTCGACACCACCGGCATCGCCGCTAACGCGTGTTACCTGGTGCCGCACGGTTCCGTGCGTATGCTCGTGCTCGGATACGAAGACAGGGCGCCATCTGAGCACGAGCTCGAGAGCATGCGGACCCTGATACGGACCGGCATGGCCGAGGGCGCTGTCGGCATGTCCTGCGGCCTCGGCTACACGCCCGGGATGTACGCCGCCACGGAAGAACTCACCGATCTCAGCCGCGTCGTGGCCGACCTCGGCGGATTCCTCGCCCCGCACCACCGCTCGTACGGCGCGGGAGCCCTCGAAGCCTACGCGGAGATGATCGAGGTCTGTGAGACTGCCGGCTGCTCGTTGCACCTATCCCACGCCACCATGAACTTCGGCGTCAACAAGGGCCGCGCGGGCGAACTGCTCGCCCTGCTCGACGATGCGGCCGCGCGCGGCTGCGACATCACTCTGGACACCTACCCCTACCTGCCCGGCTCCACGACGCTTGCCGCGCTGCTGCCCGGCTGGACCTCGGCCGGCGGGCCCGACGGTGTCCTGCGTCTGCTTCAGGACGAGGAAGCGTGCCGGAAGATCCGGCGCGAGATGGAGATCGACGGATCCGACGGCTGCCACGGCGTTCCCGTCGACTGGGACACCATCCGCATCTCAGGGGTCGGAGATCTCGCACTCGCTGACCGAGTCGGGCGCACGATCGCGCAACTCGCCGCCGACCAATCCCGCGACGCCTTCGACGTCTACCGCGACCTGCTCCGCGCCGACCGGCTCGCCACCACGATCCTGCAGCTCGTGGGCCACGAGGAGAACGTCCAGGCGATCATGCGGCACCCGGCGCACACCGGCGGTAGCGACGGCCTGCTCGTCGGCGCCCGGCCGCACCCGCGCGCCTGGGGCACCTTCCCCCGCTTCCTCGGCCACTACGGCCGGGAACTCGGCGTCCTCGGGCTCGAGGAATGCGTCGCGCACCTGACCGGCAACGCCGCCCGGCGCCTACGGCTGCGTGATCGAGGCCTGATACGCGCCGGATACGCCGCCGACGTGGTCCTGTTCGACCCGGAGACCGTCCGCGACACGGCCACTTTCGACCAGCCCCGGCAGACGCCGACCGGCATCGAGCACGTCTTCGTCAACGGCGTATCCGTGATCGAAGACGGCCGCCGCACCAGCGCCGTCCCCGGGCGCGCCCTGCGCCGTACGAACAGAAGCGAGACGATATGA
- a CDS encoding alkyl/aryl-sulfatase, translating into MAACQSKPPSPATTIVNRDAAERYELADRTDFALADRGLIAPFAERLYDRAGQVIFDPAVFDFLADDAPCPESVDPSLWRQSQLVRKGGLYRVVDGLYQVRGNDIANLTVVEGETGLVVIDCMASVEAASQGMAMIREHVSDKPVVAVVYTHTHVDHYGGVKGVVELEDVASGKVPILAPGTLASFDRLAIRENVIAGNAMSRRAAYAFGSLLEIGPAGHLTCGIGVATVPGVTVSYISPTDSITATGTKRKLAGLQFEFLYAPDTEAPEEMHIWLPELKALTCAENANHTLHNIQTLRGARTRDARSFARYLDETLELWGDEAWVHYGPHTWPVWGNEAVVDLIASQRDAYKYVHDQALRMANQGFTPLEAAEEIELPEELGRAWHNRGYHGTLHHDVRAVFTKELGTWDGDPVSLHPHPPVATAERFVALIGADRIMAEGERALETGDYRWAAQLLHLLVFADPENQPARLLQADAYEQMGYQAEGPQWRGIFLSAAKELRGGLEPLPFATASPDTILAMPVEILFDFAAVHLNGPRAARAEVRIDFVFTDAAEDRDKRWRMWVRRGVLNARRGTDPDAQLTVTGARPALVAALLQPAEAEKLAAAGQLVLAGDEAALTAYGALLDGFDPDFNIVTP; encoded by the coding sequence ATGGCCGCCTGCCAGTCGAAGCCCCCGAGCCCGGCCACGACGATCGTCAACCGCGACGCGGCCGAGCGGTACGAGCTCGCGGACCGCACCGACTTCGCCCTCGCCGACCGCGGCCTGATCGCGCCGTTCGCGGAGAGGCTCTACGACCGCGCGGGCCAGGTGATCTTCGACCCAGCGGTGTTCGACTTCCTCGCCGATGACGCGCCGTGCCCGGAATCGGTCGACCCGAGCCTGTGGCGCCAGTCGCAGCTCGTGCGCAAGGGCGGGCTCTACCGGGTGGTCGACGGGCTCTACCAGGTGCGCGGCAACGACATCGCCAACCTGACCGTGGTCGAGGGCGAGACCGGGCTGGTGGTGATCGACTGCATGGCCTCGGTCGAGGCGGCGTCGCAGGGTATGGCGATGATCCGCGAGCACGTCTCGGACAAGCCGGTCGTCGCGGTCGTCTACACCCACACGCACGTCGACCACTACGGCGGGGTCAAGGGCGTGGTCGAACTCGAGGACGTGGCGAGCGGGAAGGTGCCGATCCTGGCGCCGGGTACGCTCGCCTCCTTCGACCGGCTGGCCATCCGGGAGAACGTGATCGCGGGCAACGCCATGTCCCGCCGCGCCGCCTACGCCTTCGGCAGCCTGCTCGAGATCGGCCCTGCCGGTCATCTGACCTGCGGGATCGGCGTCGCCACGGTGCCCGGGGTGACCGTGTCCTACATCTCCCCCACCGACTCGATCACCGCGACGGGGACGAAGCGGAAGCTGGCCGGGCTGCAGTTCGAGTTCCTCTACGCGCCGGACACCGAAGCGCCGGAGGAGATGCACATCTGGCTGCCCGAGCTCAAAGCTCTGACGTGCGCGGAGAACGCCAACCACACGCTGCACAACATCCAGACGCTGCGCGGCGCCCGCACGCGGGACGCGCGCAGCTTCGCCCGCTACCTGGACGAGACGCTCGAGCTCTGGGGTGACGAGGCGTGGGTGCACTACGGGCCGCACACCTGGCCGGTCTGGGGCAATGAGGCGGTGGTGGATCTGATCGCCTCTCAACGGGACGCCTACAAGTACGTCCACGACCAGGCACTGCGGATGGCGAATCAGGGCTTTACTCCGCTGGAGGCGGCCGAGGAGATCGAGCTGCCGGAGGAGCTCGGCCGGGCCTGGCACAACCGGGGCTATCACGGCACGCTGCACCACGATGTGCGGGCCGTGTTCACCAAGGAGCTCGGCACGTGGGACGGCGATCCGGTATCGCTGCACCCGCATCCGCCGGTGGCGACGGCCGAGCGCTTCGTGGCGCTGATCGGCGCGGACCGGATCATGGCGGAGGGCGAGCGGGCGCTGGAGACTGGCGACTATCGCTGGGCCGCGCAGCTGCTGCACCTGCTCGTGTTCGCCGACCCGGAGAACCAGCCCGCCCGGCTGCTGCAGGCCGACGCGTACGAGCAGATGGGGTATCAGGCCGAGGGTCCGCAGTGGCGCGGGATCTTCCTGAGCGCGGCGAAGGAGCTGCGCGGCGGGCTCGAGCCGTTGCCGTTCGCCACCGCGAGCCCGGACACGATCCTGGCCATGCCGGTGGAGATCCTCTTCGACTTCGCGGCGGTGCATCTGAACGGTCCGCGCGCGGCGCGGGCGGAGGTGCGGATCGACTTCGTCTTCACCGACGCGGCGGAGGACCGGGACAAGCGCTGGCGGATGTGGGTGCGGCGAGGGGTGCTCAACGCGCGTCGGGGCACCGATCCGGACGCGCAGCTGACCGTGACCGGGGCGCGGCCGGCGCTGGTCGCGGCGCTGCTCCAGCCGGCCGAGGCGGAGAAGCTCGCGGCGGCCGGGCAGCTCGTGTTGGCCGGCGACGAGGCCGCGCTGACTGCCTACGGCGCGCTGCTGGACGGTTTCGATCCCGACTTCAACATCGTCACGCCGTGA